Proteins encoded within one genomic window of Gloeobacter kilaueensis JS1:
- a CDS encoding serine/threonine-protein kinase yields MITSDEWLEIRRVLDQALELSPADRPAFVERLCADRDGLRDQVEALMAAYEEDEDFLETPAYQLEGVGSWLGGHQPGSLVGRRIGAYELKEEIGWGGMSTVYLAERADGHFEQRVALKLLKHTSGGDVLLKRFRAERQILASLKHPNIASLVDGGASEDGTLYLVMEYVEGVPIDVYCDTHNLTIKERLQLFAAVCSAVHYAHQNLIVHRDLKPANILVTGEGVPKLLDFGIAKLLAPDLYAQPFNPTVTLLRPMTPNYASPEQIKGGLITTASDIYSLGVLLYELLTGHLPFGTARLPHEVLRAVCEDDPPLPSATIGRVVQKRSGSETITLTPRLVSLTRGGQPEKLQRSLSGDLDNIVLKAMSRPPERRYASAQQLAQDIERHLDGLPVLARENTLWYRTRRFVRRNKIVVAAGCLIGLSLVGGIVATSREAAIAQAAQARAERRFNDVRQLANSLMFEIYAGIDKLPGATPTKKLLVTKALTYLDNLSQEAENDLSLQASLATAYQRVGDIQGNIYNQNLGDTAGALRSHKRAQAIWQKIVAARPGDTQVKANLAASYLAVGDLQKWTGDRSAAAKSYIKAQQLQEELLQINPADIEALKGKKQSYSRLGDTLFDNGNGDRKGAQINYSKSLMIAEALAKKNPQDRQSQRDLMICYSDTADAESDQSRAEVNYRKALKIAEKLSSTNSLDATARRDLWFSHIKLGDFLLKKDSSASQNHYLQALKIARFLAASDPKNEQARTDLAYTYQGLGDVELTTKNRKSAGAFYLLALPIRQTAVQADPNNQYNRKKLQELYKRLSDSGTKFTPLPTKS; encoded by the coding sequence ATGATCACCTCCGATGAGTGGCTTGAGATCCGACGGGTACTCGACCAGGCGCTCGAACTGTCGCCCGCCGATCGCCCTGCCTTTGTCGAGCGCCTCTGCGCCGATCGAGACGGCCTGCGCGATCAAGTGGAGGCGCTGATGGCTGCCTACGAGGAGGACGAGGACTTTTTGGAGACCCCGGCCTATCAGCTGGAGGGTGTGGGCAGTTGGCTGGGCGGGCACCAGCCCGGTTCCCTCGTCGGAAGGCGCATCGGCGCTTACGAACTCAAAGAAGAAATTGGCTGGGGCGGGATGAGCACGGTCTACCTGGCCGAACGCGCCGACGGCCACTTTGAGCAGCGGGTAGCCCTCAAGCTGCTCAAACACACCAGCGGCGGCGACGTTTTATTAAAGCGCTTTCGCGCCGAGCGCCAGATTCTCGCGAGCCTCAAACACCCCAATATCGCAAGTCTCGTCGATGGGGGCGCTTCTGAGGACGGCACGCTCTACCTGGTCATGGAGTACGTCGAGGGGGTGCCCATCGATGTCTACTGCGACACCCACAACCTGACGATCAAAGAGCGGCTGCAGCTTTTTGCCGCTGTCTGCTCAGCCGTCCACTACGCCCACCAGAACCTGATCGTCCACCGCGACCTCAAGCCCGCCAACATCCTGGTCACCGGCGAAGGCGTCCCCAAATTGCTCGACTTTGGCATCGCCAAATTGCTCGCCCCCGACCTCTACGCCCAGCCTTTTAACCCGACGGTGACCCTCCTGCGGCCCATGACGCCCAACTACGCCAGTCCCGAGCAGATCAAAGGCGGGCTCATCACCACCGCCAGCGACATCTACTCGCTGGGCGTGCTGCTTTACGAACTTTTGACCGGCCACCTGCCCTTTGGTACCGCTCGCCTGCCCCACGAGGTTTTGCGCGCCGTCTGCGAGGACGATCCGCCCCTGCCCAGTGCGACGATTGGCCGCGTCGTCCAAAAGCGCAGCGGCAGCGAGACGATTACCCTCACCCCGCGCCTGGTGAGCCTGACGCGGGGCGGGCAACCCGAGAAATTGCAGCGTTCCCTCTCAGGCGACCTCGACAACATCGTGCTCAAGGCGATGAGCCGCCCGCCCGAGCGCCGCTACGCCTCCGCCCAGCAACTCGCTCAAGACATCGAGCGTCACCTCGACGGCTTACCCGTGCTGGCCCGCGAGAACACCCTCTGGTACCGCACCCGTCGCTTCGTGCGCCGCAACAAAATTGTCGTCGCCGCCGGGTGTCTTATCGGCCTGTCGCTGGTGGGCGGCATCGTTGCCACCAGCCGCGAGGCCGCCATTGCCCAGGCGGCCCAGGCCCGCGCCGAACGCCGCTTCAACGATGTCAGGCAACTGGCAAACTCGCTGATGTTTGAAATCTACGCTGGGATCGACAAATTACCCGGCGCGACACCGACCAAAAAATTACTGGTTACAAAAGCCCTCACCTACCTCGATAACTTGTCGCAAGAAGCCGAAAACGATCTGTCATTGCAAGCTTCTTTGGCAACGGCTTATCAGCGGGTCGGAGATATTCAGGGTAATATCTACAACCAGAATCTCGGCGATACAGCTGGTGCTCTACGCAGCCACAAACGAGCCCAAGCCATCTGGCAAAAAATTGTCGCGGCTCGGCCAGGAGATACCCAGGTAAAAGCCAATTTAGCGGCCAGTTACCTCGCTGTCGGCGACCTGCAAAAATGGACAGGTGATCGAAGTGCCGCCGCCAAAAGTTATATCAAGGCGCAACAACTGCAGGAGGAGTTATTGCAAATAAATCCAGCGGATATTGAGGCGCTGAAAGGAAAAAAGCAATCCTACAGCCGGCTCGGTGATACACTATTTGATAACGGCAACGGCGATCGAAAAGGTGCTCAAATTAATTACTCAAAAAGCCTGATGATCGCCGAAGCGTTGGCCAAAAAAAATCCTCAGGATCGACAATCACAGCGCGATCTTATGATTTGCTATTCTGACACTGCGGACGCAGAAAGCGATCAATCCAGAGCAGAAGTCAACTATCGGAAAGCACTGAAAATCGCTGAGAAGTTATCCAGTACAAATTCACTAGATGCAACTGCTCGCCGCGATCTGTGGTTCAGCCACATTAAGCTCGGTGATTTTCTTCTCAAAAAAGACAGCAGTGCCTCGCAAAATCATTATCTCCAGGCTTTAAAAATCGCCAGGTTCCTCGCTGCCTCTGATCCAAAAAACGAGCAGGCGCGCACCGATTTAGCCTATACCTATCAAGGTCTGGGGGATGTAGAATTGACAACTAAGAATAGAAAGAGCGCCGGAGCTTTTTATCTCTTAGCCTTGCCTATCAGACAAACAGCAGTACAAGCAGATCCAAACAATCAATACAATCGAAAGAAGCTACAGGAGCTGTACAAACGCTTGAGTGATTCAGGTACCAAGTTTACCCCACTGCCAACAAAATCGTAG
- a CDS encoding tetratricopeptide repeat protein, which yields MSTLTETYESRLAELTALQKQAQSYSTAVPVALGRQLLKALRAVGDIEGNLYYPNLGRTGDALERYKEAIATAQKIDSADLQLEDSLELAAVHDGAGDLFGWTGNVVERLKNYFKSLEIREKLSEANQDNPQLKRALMFSYSRIGDALANKGKTGASQSYSLALQLAKELAPPNTTDAKALEDLWICYLNIGESQLDSGDCEQALNSFSECVKLVEQYAPSLPLDPDKCRNSLQGCRDLWISYSKLADVQLKLNRLDEARQNYEQAKQIAQEIYNANEANFQARCDLANALDKMGYFMLATGGVDDAETHYNDSLQHLQQLATVDNTNMRNRHNLAQLHMNLAQVHEHRANSQKISSSEQKQHWQNAHSCYSASLEVWASGEEGGSSYTVARTACQKVRNIIEKLEARAGVLAG from the coding sequence ATGAGTACTTTGACAGAGACGTACGAGAGCCGTCTAGCAGAATTGACGGCTCTACAAAAGCAAGCGCAGAGCTATTCAACTGCGGTTCCTGTTGCCTTAGGTCGGCAGCTGCTCAAGGCTCTACGAGCAGTCGGCGATATCGAAGGAAATCTGTACTATCCTAACTTAGGAAGGACTGGTGATGCTCTAGAAAGGTACAAAGAAGCGATTGCCACTGCCCAAAAGATTGATTCTGCAGATTTGCAGCTGGAAGATAGTCTTGAATTGGCTGCTGTCCACGATGGCGCTGGCGATCTTTTTGGTTGGACTGGCAATGTTGTCGAGAGACTCAAGAACTACTTCAAGAGCCTGGAGATTCGCGAAAAGTTAAGCGAGGCTAACCAGGATAATCCTCAACTAAAACGGGCGTTGATGTTTAGCTATAGCCGCATCGGCGATGCCCTGGCAAATAAAGGCAAAACAGGGGCAAGCCAAAGTTATAGTCTGGCGTTACAACTTGCTAAGGAGCTAGCTCCGCCCAATACAACTGACGCGAAGGCACTGGAGGATCTGTGGATTTGCTACTTAAATATTGGCGAATCTCAGCTCGATAGTGGGGATTGCGAGCAGGCATTGAACAGTTTCAGTGAGTGCGTGAAGCTGGTCGAGCAGTATGCTCCGTCCCTGCCTTTAGACCCGGACAAATGCCGCAATTCTCTTCAGGGATGTCGCGACCTCTGGATCAGTTACTCTAAACTCGCAGATGTGCAACTCAAGCTCAATCGTTTGGACGAAGCGCGACAGAACTACGAGCAGGCCAAGCAGATTGCCCAAGAGATTTACAATGCCAACGAGGCCAACTTTCAGGCACGCTGCGATCTGGCCAATGCCCTCGATAAGATGGGCTATTTCATGCTTGCGACTGGAGGAGTCGATGATGCTGAAACCCATTACAACGACAGTCTGCAACATCTTCAGCAACTGGCGACTGTCGATAACACGAATATGCGCAACCGGCACAATCTGGCGCAGTTGCATATGAACCTTGCTCAAGTGCATGAGCACCGGGCGAATAGCCAGAAAATTTCGAGCAGTGAGCAAAAGCAACACTGGCAGAATGCACACTCCTGCTATAGCGCAAGTCTGGAGGTTTGGGCGAGTGGAGAGGAGGGTGGCAGCAGTTACACCGTGGCCAGGACTGCCTGTCAAAAAGTCAGGAATATTATCGAAAAACTGGAGGCTCGGGCAGGTGTGTTGGCCGGGTAA
- a CDS encoding PadR family transcriptional regulator, producing the protein MTQAAPDLKTFLPLSPAVFHILLALAEGDRHGYGISKEVKERTAGAVRLGPGTLYRSIKQLLSDGWIEEADERADPALDDQRRRYYRLSGLGRSIAAAEAARLADLVDLARERNLIADAV; encoded by the coding sequence ATGACCCAAGCTGCCCCTGATCTGAAGACCTTTTTACCGTTAAGCCCGGCGGTGTTCCACATTCTGCTTGCCCTGGCCGAGGGCGACCGGCACGGCTACGGCATCAGCAAGGAGGTCAAGGAACGCACAGCAGGGGCAGTCAGGCTTGGTCCCGGCACCCTGTACCGCTCGATCAAGCAGCTTTTAAGCGACGGCTGGATCGAAGAAGCCGACGAGCGCGCCGACCCGGCTCTCGACGATCAGCGCCGCCGCTACTACCGGCTCTCCGGACTGGGCCGTTCGATCGCCGCCGCCGAAGCGGCCCGCCTGGCGGACCTCGTGGACCTGGCCCGCGAACGCAACTTGATCGCCGACGCGGTCTAA
- a CDS encoding CHASE2 domain-containing protein, whose product MTTGALVAGLWTPLENWSLQKRFQWRGFRPSAVPLVLVAIDDRSIARLGRLPWDRRRFAQLLDRLEGAAVVGIDVLFSEPTAQDALLARAIARQGRVVLAAARTPTSVRLEPVPPLAEVSAGIGDIGAGIFGENLQLRTALVVPKSPGSDLEVETFGTVIARLYASLAGLSQPSVPDRIWLNWPGPARSLPSVSAIDVLEGKVAPARFADQIVLVGVTATAVDALITPFDTQASGIALHWTVVDNLLGNSALAPWPGWLTGLVAVMSALGLGFLLTGRPGWLQLTITLAWAAGWVGLAVVLFWRSSIWLPLAAPAGALILAGGFSLIEGEQRTARRLEIQRERRKAQQAVTDSLATALVAATGDGRIYFQNPASAPFFPENRSTPFLGEQLQALGWLSAEQWAEAQAALGSGQPSQRQVNLGERDYRLRLVPLSQDEQVGGILCAIEDITAQLELERLRQQMLGMLSHDIRSPLTNIRGFAELLKISPPSSDIELEEMVDPILSSAERVQGLVSDFLALARIESPAFDLKVQPLSVQARLRPLMAELRPQAEARHSRLVAEDWPKEPLIIAADPLRFDQIFMNLLTNALKYGPDSQTIRVRLSLDSPWVAIAVIDEGFGIPDAALERIWEPFYRVKTAQTEGIPGTGLGLAITRKLVELHTGSIAVTSNPGQGSCFSVRFRQQNLAPDP is encoded by the coding sequence GTGACTACAGGGGCGCTGGTGGCTGGGCTGTGGACGCCGCTGGAGAACTGGAGTCTCCAGAAGCGCTTTCAGTGGCGCGGTTTTCGCCCGTCGGCGGTGCCGCTGGTGCTGGTGGCGATCGACGATCGCAGTATTGCCCGGCTGGGCCGCCTGCCCTGGGACCGCCGCCGCTTTGCCCAGCTATTGGATCGGCTGGAAGGGGCCGCCGTGGTCGGCATCGATGTGCTCTTCAGCGAACCCACCGCCCAGGACGCTCTTCTGGCCCGCGCCATCGCCCGCCAGGGCCGGGTGGTGCTCGCCGCCGCCCGCACCCCGACCAGTGTGCGCCTGGAGCCGGTGCCCCCCCTCGCTGAGGTGAGTGCCGGCATCGGCGACATCGGTGCCGGTATCTTTGGCGAGAATCTGCAACTGAGAACGGCGCTGGTTGTCCCCAAAAGCCCAGGATCCGATCTAGAAGTAGAGACTTTCGGAACAGTGATTGCCCGGCTCTACGCCAGCCTGGCAGGACTGTCTCAGCCCTCCGTTCCCGATCGGATCTGGCTGAACTGGCCCGGCCCGGCCCGCTCCCTGCCCAGCGTGAGCGCCATCGATGTTCTCGAAGGCAAAGTCGCTCCGGCCCGCTTCGCCGATCAGATCGTGCTGGTCGGTGTAACCGCGACTGCTGTGGACGCGCTCATCACCCCCTTCGATACCCAGGCAAGCGGCATTGCCCTGCACTGGACGGTGGTGGACAACCTGCTCGGCAACAGTGCCCTGGCACCCTGGCCAGGCTGGCTGACGGGCCTGGTAGCCGTTATGTCCGCCCTCGGCCTGGGCTTTTTGCTGACTGGCAGGCCCGGCTGGCTGCAACTGACGATCACCCTCGCCTGGGCCGCCGGCTGGGTGGGTCTGGCGGTCGTTTTATTCTGGCGCAGCTCGATCTGGCTGCCGCTCGCCGCTCCAGCGGGTGCTCTGATACTGGCAGGCGGCTTCTCACTTATCGAGGGCGAACAGCGCACCGCCCGCCGACTCGAAATTCAACGGGAGCGGCGCAAAGCCCAGCAGGCGGTCACCGACTCGCTCGCAACTGCCCTGGTGGCAGCCACCGGCGACGGGCGGATCTACTTTCAAAACCCGGCAAGCGCGCCGTTCTTTCCGGAGAACCGCAGCACTCCTTTTTTAGGCGAGCAACTGCAGGCTTTAGGCTGGCTGAGCGCCGAACAGTGGGCGGAAGCCCAGGCAGCTCTGGGTAGCGGCCAGCCGAGCCAGCGGCAGGTGAACCTGGGCGAGCGCGATTATCGGCTCAGGCTGGTGCCTCTGTCACAAGACGAGCAGGTGGGCGGCATTCTCTGTGCCATCGAGGACATCACTGCCCAACTGGAGCTGGAGCGGCTGCGCCAGCAGATGCTCGGGATGCTCTCCCACGACATCCGCTCGCCGCTCACCAACATCCGGGGCTTCGCCGAGTTGCTCAAGATCAGTCCTCCCAGTTCCGATATCGAACTGGAGGAGATGGTCGATCCGATCCTCTCGTCGGCTGAGCGGGTGCAGGGGCTGGTGAGCGACTTTCTTGCCCTGGCGCGCATCGAGTCACCCGCCTTCGATCTCAAGGTGCAACCGTTGAGCGTCCAGGCCCGCCTGCGGCCTTTGATGGCCGAACTGCGGCCCCAGGCCGAGGCCAGGCACAGCCGCCTGGTAGCAGAAGACTGGCCAAAAGAACCGCTCATAATCGCGGCGGACCCGCTGCGCTTTGATCAGATCTTTATGAATCTGTTGACCAACGCCCTCAAGTACGGCCCGGACAGCCAGACGATCCGCGTCCGGCTCAGCCTCGATAGTCCCTGGGTGGCCATCGCTGTCATAGACGAGGGCTTCGGCATCCCGGATGCGGCCTTGGAGCGCATCTGGGAACCTTTTTACCGGGTAAAGACCGCCCAGACCGAGGGCATCCCCGGCACCGGCCTGGGACTGGCGATCACCCGCAAGCTCGTCGAATTGCACACCGGCTCGATCGCCGTCACCAGCAACCCCGGCCAGGGCAGCTGCTTTAGCGTCCGCTTCCGGCAACAAAACCTGGCACCGGACCCTTGA
- a CDS encoding FecR family protein, with amino-acid sequence MLVFLAVGPLAAAPIPLLAPAGAPDRYLVIRRLQGTVNYSRKNQPARPAVLGDKLVRPGDQIETGLDSGATLVFDDGIASLRVSESTTVTLSLLDLLPDGGKRSRISVRGGQVALSVRRFNRKSSKLEIDTPAGVAGVRGTIFGVAVDRRDRSTIAARSGVVSASAQGQTLLLPGGLESLVPLGKPPQPPVATPTAARIYRVSYERLADNQVRLSAYTDPGNLVRLFNEPIDTDLQGNFSFVRPLPADRFLPVEITTALGAQRTFNLTVLLP; translated from the coding sequence ATGCTCGTATTCCTTGCGGTTGGGCCGCTCGCTGCCGCACCGATCCCCTTGCTCGCCCCCGCCGGTGCTCCCGATCGCTACCTTGTGATCAGAAGACTGCAGGGGACGGTCAATTACAGCCGCAAGAACCAGCCGGCCCGGCCCGCTGTGCTGGGCGATAAGCTGGTGCGCCCCGGCGATCAGATCGAAACGGGTCTTGATTCGGGAGCGACCCTCGTCTTCGACGACGGCATCGCCAGCCTGCGCGTCTCCGAATCGACGACGGTGACCCTTTCGCTGCTCGACCTGCTGCCCGACGGCGGTAAGCGCTCGCGCATCAGCGTCCGGGGCGGCCAGGTGGCCCTCAGCGTCCGCCGCTTTAACCGCAAAAGCTCGAAGCTGGAGATCGATACACCCGCCGGTGTGGCCGGGGTGCGCGGCACGATCTTTGGTGTCGCCGTCGATCGACGGGACCGCTCGACGATCGCGGCGCGCAGCGGCGTGGTGAGCGCCAGCGCCCAGGGCCAGACGCTCCTGTTGCCGGGGGGACTCGAATCGCTCGTTCCCCTGGGCAAACCTCCCCAGCCGCCGGTGGCCACTCCCACCGCCGCCCGGATCTACCGCGTCAGCTACGAGCGACTGGCCGACAACCAGGTGCGCCTGTCGGCGTACACCGATCCGGGCAACCTGGTACGACTTTTTAACGAACCGATCGATACCGACTTGCAGGGCAACTTCAGCTTCGTCCGTCCCCTCCCGGCGGATCGCTTTTTGCCGGTGGAGATCACGACAGCCCTCGGAGCGCAGCGAACGTTTAACCTGACGGTACTGCTCCCTTGA
- a CDS encoding CPBP family intramembrane glutamic endopeptidase translates to MATESTNLIKFSEHPLVRVALFVGGLVGLWLPGALLWLFVTGWRPGVPFDTLAPFQLLGVSVALYGTILAVLWIFAHRLDGRTLAQYGLGRDWTNLRLAGLGLAIGVVGLSSLLGVEAALGWLSWHPEPVSTLGGTLVEGLVVALAVGFIEELLFRGFLLQTFARRSGLWTGAMASALLFAAVHFIKAPAIIFATLPQFPALFAAGLLLAFARFQGGGRLGLAVGLHTGWIWTYYLVSTRHLIRYDRPGIPEWLTGIGHPLAGVAGVVLLVAVAVLVSRLPRPPDASAAESIYS, encoded by the coding sequence ATGGCTACAGAATCGACCAACCTGATCAAGTTCAGCGAGCATCCGCTGGTGCGCGTCGCCCTTTTTGTGGGGGGACTGGTGGGCCTCTGGCTGCCGGGGGCGCTGCTGTGGTTGTTTGTTACCGGCTGGCGACCGGGGGTGCCCTTCGACACCCTTGCTCCCTTTCAACTGCTGGGCGTCTCGGTGGCTCTTTATGGGACGATCCTGGCGGTGCTCTGGATTTTTGCCCACCGCCTCGATGGGCGGACCCTTGCCCAGTACGGCCTGGGACGCGATTGGACCAATCTCCGGCTGGCTGGACTTGGGCTGGCAATTGGCGTCGTCGGCCTGAGCAGTTTGCTCGGGGTGGAGGCGGCGCTGGGCTGGCTGAGCTGGCATCCTGAGCCGGTGAGCACCCTGGGGGGCACGCTCGTCGAAGGGCTCGTGGTCGCTCTGGCGGTGGGCTTTATCGAAGAATTGCTGTTTCGTGGCTTCTTGTTGCAGACTTTTGCCCGGCGCTCCGGCCTCTGGACCGGGGCGATGGCGAGCGCACTCTTGTTTGCTGCCGTTCACTTTATCAAGGCTCCGGCGATCATCTTTGCCACTCTGCCCCAGTTTCCGGCCCTGTTCGCCGCCGGGTTGCTCCTGGCATTTGCCCGCTTTCAGGGGGGCGGCAGGCTGGGCCTGGCGGTCGGGCTGCATACGGGCTGGATCTGGACCTACTATCTGGTCAGTACCCGGCATCTGATCCGCTACGACCGGCCAGGTATTCCTGAGTGGCTCACGGGCATCGGCCATCCCTTAGCGGGAGTGGCTGGTGTCGTTCTACTCGTCGCCGTCGCCGTTCTCGTCTCCCGCCTGCCCCGCCCCCCAGATGCCAGTGCTGCCGAGTCGATCTATTCTTGA
- a CDS encoding DUF72 domain-containing protein yields the protein MSQNALVYVGCQGWRYSDWRVAAPPATPFYPSGLAAAAELAHYSRTFDLVEVDSTFYAVPQPKVVRNWSTQVPAHFRFSCKLPRTLTHEYRLARGRSVLSAFCDGMRQLEAKLAALLIQLPPSFGVDEFATLERFLPHLPADLPFAIEFRDTGWYSERTVELLRAHRVALSLGDTPWLATDFALPLLEKLPTDWLYLRFMGAKDGSIEHFTHRQRDRSAILRTWAGAIKALIARQVPVYALLDNHFEGFSPASATLLIQALGLAPRSFPADQPQPPAGGQLGLEL from the coding sequence GTGTCGCAGAACGCCCTCGTCTACGTGGGCTGCCAGGGCTGGCGCTATTCGGACTGGCGTGTGGCCGCCCCGCCTGCTACTCCCTTTTACCCGAGCGGGCTGGCTGCCGCCGCCGAGCTGGCCCACTACAGCCGCACCTTCGACCTGGTCGAGGTCGATTCGACTTTTTATGCCGTTCCCCAGCCAAAGGTGGTGCGCAACTGGTCCACCCAGGTGCCCGCGCACTTTCGCTTCAGCTGCAAGCTGCCCCGCACCCTCACCCACGAGTACCGCCTGGCGCGGGGGCGATCGGTTTTGAGCGCATTTTGCGACGGTATGCGTCAGCTGGAAGCTAAACTTGCTGCCCTGCTCATCCAGTTGCCGCCGTCTTTTGGCGTGGACGAATTTGCCACCCTGGAGCGCTTTTTACCGCACCTGCCCGCCGATCTGCCCTTTGCGATCGAATTTCGAGACACCGGCTGGTACAGCGAGCGCACGGTCGAATTGTTGCGCGCCCACCGGGTTGCCCTCAGCCTCGGAGACACGCCCTGGCTGGCTACGGACTTTGCCCTGCCGCTGCTGGAGAAGCTACCCACCGACTGGCTCTACCTGCGCTTTATGGGAGCCAAAGACGGCAGCATCGAACATTTTACCCACCGCCAGCGCGACCGCTCAGCGATTCTGCGCACCTGGGCCGGGGCAATCAAAGCGCTCATCGCCCGTCAGGTGCCCGTCTACGCTCTGCTCGACAACCACTTCGAGGGCTTCTCACCGGCGAGCGCCACCCTGCTTATCCAGGCACTGGGACTTGCGCCGCGTTCTTTTCCTGCCGACCAGCCGCAGCCGCCTGCCGGTGGCCAATTGGGCCTCGAACTCTAG
- the tadA gene encoding tRNA adenosine(34) deaminase TadA: MKSHSEWMGLALQLARQAGAEGEVPVGALVVGADGALIAAGANRRERDCDPTAHAEVVAMRLAGQKLGAWRLTGCTLYVTLEPCAMCTGALLQARVERLVYGADDPKAGAIASVYNLPESPGSFHRLEVIAGIEEAACCQLLTDWFAQRRTR, translated from the coding sequence ATGAAAAGCCACAGCGAGTGGATGGGTCTGGCCCTCCAGCTTGCCCGGCAGGCGGGCGCAGAAGGCGAGGTGCCGGTGGGAGCGCTCGTCGTCGGGGCGGACGGTGCCCTGATTGCTGCAGGAGCCAACCGCCGCGAGCGCGACTGTGATCCCACGGCCCACGCCGAGGTCGTAGCGATGCGCCTGGCGGGCCAGAAGCTCGGTGCCTGGCGGCTCACCGGCTGCACGCTCTACGTCACCCTCGAACCCTGCGCGATGTGTACCGGTGCGCTTCTGCAGGCGCGGGTGGAGCGGCTGGTCTACGGCGCGGACGACCCAAAAGCCGGAGCGATTGCCTCGGTCTACAACCTGCCGGAGAGCCCAGGTAGCTTTCACAGGCTCGAAGTGATTGCCGGAATCGAGGAAGCCGCCTGCTGCCAGTTGCTGACGGACTGGTTCGCGCAAAGACGCACGCGCTAG
- a CDS encoding sigma-70 family RNA polymerase sigma factor: MSSTAFKPARRPESRDRQDAVGTYLDEIGRIALLSREEEIALARQVQRYMQLLKTKEQAEQKQGPAPLSEARWADLAGISSLELRQICADGLAARRQLIEANLRLVVTIAKKYHKSGIHFLDLVQEGNLGLKRAVEKFDPTLGWRFATYAFWWIRQSIARAIGTQAGPIRLPANVAEKLQRVRRVERTLALRLDRPPKLTELAGALQMAPVHLQQLLTSAPRICSLESQVGSEGDLSLADLLVASGPGPLELAHQETLGGLLREVLKKLPAREERIVRLRYGLEDGRIYTQGEVAQLLGMSRSRVCQIESRAIRRLREPHNSASLRSYLQP; this comes from the coding sequence ATGTCGTCAACTGCATTCAAACCGGCGCGCCGACCCGAGAGCCGTGACCGCCAGGACGCGGTCGGTACCTATCTCGATGAGATTGGCCGCATAGCGCTTCTGAGCCGCGAAGAAGAAATCGCCCTGGCCCGCCAGGTGCAGCGCTATATGCAACTACTAAAAACAAAAGAGCAGGCAGAGCAAAAGCAGGGGCCGGCACCGTTGAGCGAAGCGCGGTGGGCCGATCTGGCCGGGATCAGTTCTCTTGAGCTGCGCCAGATCTGCGCCGATGGCCTCGCCGCTCGCCGCCAGCTGATCGAGGCGAACCTGCGGCTGGTGGTGACGATCGCCAAAAAGTATCACAAATCCGGCATCCACTTCCTCGATCTGGTGCAGGAGGGCAACCTCGGGCTGAAGCGGGCGGTCGAAAAATTCGATCCAACTTTGGGCTGGCGCTTTGCCACCTACGCCTTCTGGTGGATCCGTCAGAGCATCGCCCGCGCCATCGGCACCCAGGCGGGTCCGATCCGTTTACCGGCCAACGTCGCCGAAAAATTGCAGCGGGTGCGCCGGGTCGAACGCACCCTGGCGCTGCGCCTCGATCGCCCGCCAAAACTGACGGAGCTGGCCGGGGCACTGCAGATGGCTCCTGTCCATCTGCAGCAACTGCTCACCAGCGCCCCGCGCATCTGCTCGCTCGAAAGCCAGGTGGGTAGCGAGGGCGATCTGTCGCTGGCGGATCTGCTGGTGGCGAGTGGACCGGGGCCACTGGAACTCGCCCACCAGGAAACCCTGGGCGGCCTGCTAAGGGAGGTGCTCAAAAAATTGCCCGCCCGCGAGGAGCGGATCGTCCGGTTGCGCTACGGGTTAGAAGATGGCCGCATCTACACCCAGGGCGAGGTGGCCCAACTGCTGGGCATGTCGCGCTCAAGGGTCTGTCAGATCGAATCGCGGGCGATCCGCCGTCTGCGCGAACCGCACAACAGCGCCTCCCTGCGCTCGTACCTGCAGCCTTGA